The sequence below is a genomic window from Mobula birostris isolate sMobBir1 chromosome 11, sMobBir1.hap1, whole genome shotgun sequence.
TTTTACGCGTCTGCTTTCTTCTACTCGATACCATAATTTACCCAGGACCTGTTGGATATCCGAATGGCTCCGCCACTTAATATCACCCGCATGACACTGCAAAGATTTTTTTAATTTCACCCACGTCTTTGCTTATATGGTACTGTATGTACATGCTTCGCTTCAAGGGGAGAGAGATTTACAAGTTTGGACTTGGAATTAAAGCATAGTGCAAACCCGACGCCTCGGAAATGAGCATTTTACAACACGTCCAGTTCTATAACACACACGGCCAACACTTCATCTTGCATTGCCGATATTCTTGTATCTGCACAGTAGCAACTGTTTGAAAGTCTTCTTGAAGGTGATGTTGCAGAGAGCGTAACAAGCAGGGTTGACGGTGCTGTTGATATAACACAGCCAGTAGCCAATGGTCCAGACAGTCTCAGGGACACACTCCTCGCAGAAGGTGCTGATGAGCACCATGACATTGTAAGGGGTCCATGTTAGGATAAACGCCAGAAGGATCGCGAAGATCGTCCGGGTGACCTTCTTTTCCCTGGCAGCCACTTGGCGCCGCTTTCGGACTTGGCTCCTGGCAATATTGGCGAATTTCCTGGCCACGTTGCCGGGCTTGTTCTCCACCGCGTTGTTGGTGGTGTTGCCGGGCATGATCTCGATGGCAGTGACACATTCGCTGCCACTCTGCTTGGTGACTATCTTGATCCTTGACCACTTGGAGCCCTGCATCTTGCTGGGTGCCGGGAGCTGCGCGTTCTGTACCACGTCCCCTTTGGGGATGGACAAGACGGTGCTGGCGGAGCTGGATTCGTTGGAAGTCTTCTCCTCCCGGTTGCTCGTCGCAGCGGGATTGGCGGAGGAATTCTCTTCCAACTTTCCGTTCTTGACGGTGTCTCCGAAGGAATCCGCCGTAGGCTTGGGCGTGTTGTTGTTATTCTGGTGCCTGCTGAAATAACCCCTGAGCAAGTTGGAAGAGCGGGAGGTTTTCTCTTTCTGACTCTCGGTCCTGTGGCTTTTCATTCTGCTCCTGCTGGCCAGGGAAACCTGGACGTAGAGGACGGTCATGATGACTACAGGGAGGTAGAAGGCTGCAATTGCCGTGCCAAAAGTCACGCCGGGGTTGGACAGGAACTGAATGTAACACTGGCCCTCTTTCACGGTGCGTTCACCAACAACGAACTTCCAGAAAAGGATGGCTGGTGCCCATAAGATGAAGGAAAGGATCCAAGCCGCCGCTATCATCAGCCCAGCCATCTTGTTGGTCCGTCGAGCTGGATAAGTTAGTGGCTTGGTTACGCAGAAGTACCTATCGAAACTGATGATCAGCAGGTTCATGACAGAAGCGTTGCTTGTAACATAATCCAGGGCGAGCCACAGGTcgcagatcacagcacccagggGCCAGTAGCCTTTAATAACATAGATAGTATACAGGTTCATAGAAAAGATTGCAATGATCAGATCAGCGCAGGCCAAACTGAACAAGAAGTAGTTGTTCACAGTCTGCAACTGCCGATTAACTTTGATGGACAACATGACTAGTATGTTGCCCACGACTGTGACCAGGCTGAGGGAGCCAGTAACCACAGATATAAAGACGATCTCAACTGTTTTGTAAGGGCTGACGTGTCCCGTTAACGGGCTGGCATGTACCGTTACGTTTGTGTTTAAGCTGGTTTTATTATCTTCAAAACTGAAATTCCCCATTTTGAGCAGCAGGTTTCTCCAAACGTGTTAGCCACAAAACCTGAAACAGAGAGGAGCAATGATTAGAGTACAGAAGGCATTCACCCCTGCCCCTTCCGCTTTCACGTCTTTCCATTGCTCAAAGGTAGTTTGATACAAAAATCCTACTGCTGTTTGTGACCCAGTAGAGAGGGTTGCTGAGATCTTCTAAAGGTGTTGCATATATGGAAGGAGGGAAGCTGCTGAGGCAAATACAATAATACTTAAAAGACACCTAGACAGGTAAATGAATTGGAGGGGTTAAAAAGGTAATGGGACCAATAtagactagcttagatgggcatcctGATTGTCATGACTGAAATGGGATGAAGGCCTGTTTCCTTCATGAATTACTCTATAATGCTTGTTTTCCTCTCCAGTTGACAGGAGTAATTGAAGCAAATGAATAGAAGAGGAGAATTTTGAAGAGCACAGGGACAAAAGCAAGTTGCCCAACCCTTCAGACTACTCTGCCATTTAATGACATTGTGATTCATTCCACCATCATGGCATGTTTGGAAGCCCAATGTAAAGCTATTAAATACCTAATATCAATGACATCTTTCTGTTTTTGTGAGGAAGAACCTTCTCCTTTAGCAACAAAAAATGTCCCCTGAATGTTGTGGTCCTGTTTTAAAGTAAAGATCGGAGTACCATAGAAAGCTTGCCCTAGACTTCAACTTTCAGTGGAAAATATTTGAATCACCTACTCTATCAATTACTTTCAAAAACCTAAAACCCACAATTAAATCACCCTTTAGTCTTTCACATTCCAGAGAATACAAGCCTGGTTTATATAATCACCCCATAATTTATCATTTGGAGGGCTGGTAATGATGTGCTGAGTCTCCATTGCACTCCTTCCAAGGTCAACATATCCTTCTTGCAATGCAGAGGCAGGAAAAATCCGTAATTATCCAGATGTCATATAAAACTTGTACAAAATTATACAAATGTTCAGTCTTTTACTTATATTTACAGAGACCCAATGTCCTTATATTTTTACCACTCAGAAGTACCTGGATCTATTCTTTTTTGCTTCATGATAATGTCTGTGGTTGTATTTGCACTGAATTCCATTTAATGCAGTTTTGCTCACTTATCACCATCCCCTTGTAATTTATGTCTCCTTCTGTACTCATTATTCAGCTATTAATCAATGAGGAACATGGATACAGGGCCTTCTGTTTTGTTACTTAGGTCGTTATTAATTGCTGTGAATAGTTGAGGCCAATGTACAGATCACTGTGAAACACTGCCAGTCCGATCCTTCAATCataagattatgggaggcatacatagagtagacagggagtatctgttctccagggtagaaatgtctaataccagagggcatgcattgaaggtgagagggggtaggttcaaaggggatgtgagggctaAGTTTTATtacccagagagtgatggatgcctggaatgtgctgcctggtatggtagcAGAGGCAAATATATGAAAGACTTTTAAAAGACATCTAGATAGGAACATgggtgtgaggaagatggagggacatGGGCATTGTGCAATTAGGAGGGATTAGTATTTGGGTGTGTTTGATTTGCTTTTACCTGGGTTGGCACAGCATTTTGGACTGAATGAcctgttcatgtgctgtactgttctgtgttctatattgtAAGTTCATGCTGTACTTCTAGTGCTCGTTTTGTCTTCAACCAGCTACTCAATATAGTTACACGTTCAATAATTTGCCTTCAGCTCCACAAGGTTGAAGTTTATTTTAGAATTGCCTGTTTATAGAGTCATAGTTacacagaaacagaaacagaccctttggctcacCAGATCCATTCCAATTATTGATTACAAATCTATAGTCAATCTTCCAGCACCTGGCCCAAGCCTCCACGCCACAGGTGATTAAAGTGCTTATCTAGATAAATATTGTCAGAGTCTTTACTATCCCCTCAGTGAGTTGGTTCCAGATTACAACTATTCTTCAGTGAAAGAATTCCTTTCTGGATCTCTTTTTAGGTGCTTACCCCTTACTTTAAACCTGTGCTCTTTGATTTTAGACACAATCAAATTATTAATGCATATAATGAACAGTAAGGTTCCAGTAATTCATAAACACTAGAAAGCCtacaagtgctggaaatccaaagcaacacacacaaaaaactcagcagctcagtcagcatatatggaaatgaatTGATATTCggcgtttcgggtcgagacccttcttcaggactgagaaggaaggggaaatatgCCAGAACAAAAAGGTTGGCGCAGGGGAAGAATGCTAGCTGGAAGTtggtaagtgaagccaggtgagtgggaaaggtcaagggatggagaagaaggaatctgataggagaagaactGTGCTACACCACCAGTCACTTGCTTCCAATCACAAAAATAACCCTCCACTATCATCTTCTTTTTCTTATTGCCAAGCCAATTTTGGGTCCAATTCTGTCTTAGATCCCGTGGGCTccaagggttaacatataaagaACATTTGCTGgccctgagcctgtactcactgagatttgtaagaatgaggagtgacctcattgaacctactgaatattgaaaggcttggaaAGTATGGATGTGACTGTGAAGAGGATGTTGTCTTTAATGGgggatctaagaccagagggcaccgcCTCAGAACTGAGGAAAGTCCGCTTAGAGCAGAGGTAAggaaaattttctttagccagggggtattgaatctgtggaattcttcgccACATATgattgtgcaggccaagtcactgggtaatGCTATGGTATTCtttggagattttaacatgcaggtcaattgggataatcaggttggtaatggagcTCGAGTttcttgaatgcctacgagagggctttttagagcagtttgtctttGAGCCTAttgggggatcagctatactggattggatgttatgtaatgaaccagaggtgattagagagcttaagggaaaggaacccttaggagacagtgatcacaatatgattgagttcaacttgaaatttgatagggaggaagtaaagtctgacatagcaggttctcagtggagtaaaggaaattacagtggtataagagaggagttggctaaagtaaattggaaggagctactGGTAGGGATAACAACAGAGCagtaatggcatgagtttctgggaaaaatgaggaaagtgcaggatagatgtattccaaaaacaaagaaatactcaaaaggTAAAATAGTacgaagaaatactcaaaagGCTAACAAGGGAACTCAAAACTAATGtagaagcaaaagagagggcagacaacaaagcaaaaactagtgggaagatagtggattgggaagcttttaaaaacctacagagagcaactaaaagaatcattagaagggaaaagatgaaatatgaaagcaagctagcaaacaatatcaaagtagatagtaaaagcttttacaagtctgtaaaaaataaaagagagtagAGAacagatataggactgctagaaaatgaggctggagaaataataatgggggacgagatggaagatgaactaaatgagtattttgcatcagtcttcactgtggaagacaccagcagtgtgccaggtgttgcagtgtgtgaaggaagagaaatgagtgcagttgctattacaagaaagaaggtgctcaaaaagctgaaagacctaagggtacattaGTCACCCGGACCTGACTAACTGCACCCttgggttttgaaagaggtagtgttagagattgtggaggtattagcaatgatctttcaaaactcattggactctggcatggtgccagaggactggaaatttgtaaatgtcactccactctttaagaaaggaggaaggcagcagaaaggaaagtatagatcagttagcctgacattagtggttgggaagatgttggagtcaattgttaaggataattAAATTCAGAtattggctattattaatttttattatatgagaaggtattttaccttttttcctcaataaacagcttcggtcttggtaggggttagacacttttttgtaataaattagtatatttcaatataacttttgattaacttacatgaatacagggtaatgagattgttattatgaatagatataatgtaattggtagttttaaaaaaaccttttttgaccttttatatatactttcttgtactctattcttctatgtagaagctaataaaaatattggaaagttaAGGACAATtaacaggacaagataggacaaagtcagcctggtttccttaagggaaaatcatgcctggTGAACcttttggagttctttgaggaattatccttatgaacctcctctggaccctctccaattccagcacatcttctctgagatgaggagcccaaagttgttcacagtactcaaggtgaggcctcaccagtgtcttccaaagcctcagcaccacatccctactcttgtattctagacctcttgaaatgaatgctaacattgcattggtcttccttaacactgactcaacctgcaaattaaccttcagggcgttctgcacaaggactcctaagtccctttgtatctcagatttttggattttctccccattcagaaaatagtctgcacatttatctcTACTACCAAAGTGTTTCCTATATTttgggagtctagaaccagaggcatggctcagaagagagatgaggaggaatttctttagcaagaggatggtaaagctgtggaattcattgccacagatgactatgggggcaaagtcattgagtatatttaaagtgaaggttgatagatccttgattagtaagggagttaaaggttacagggagcaggTAGGAGAATGTGATTGAGGGAAAGTGTATCTGCCATGATAGcgtggtggagtagactcgatgggctgaatggcctagtttggctcctatgtcttatcctCCAGGTGAGAGCAGCTAACTCTGCAGGAACCTTAAACTGACCTGGTAACGTGAATAACATATGCTGCACTTGACCACTGAGCCACAGAAGTAGTCTCACGATAGAAATGCAGATGATAAAACCATAGCTGCCACCTTTACTCATAGCACCCCTTCATTCAGTCATTACTGAATTCATGTCTTTGAACTTAGAGGTTATTAAATTGACTAGCAAAGTAtatatttttattgagatacagtgtggagtaggccttccacacggtaggcttattcagaaagttagaaggcatgggatccatggaagtttggccaggtggattcagaattggcttgcctgcagaaggcagagggttgtggtggagggagtacattcagattggaggattgtgactagtggtgtcccacaaagatctgttctgggacctctacttttcgtgatttttattaacgacctggatatgggggtagaagggtaggttggcaagtgtgcagacaacacaaaggttggtgatgttgtagatagtgtagaggattgtcaaagattgcagagagacattgataggatgcaggagtgggctgagaagtggcagatggagttcaacccagagaagtgtgaggtggtacactttggaaggacaaactccaaggcagagtacaacgtaagtggcaggatacttggtagtgtggaggagcaaacggatctgggggtacatgtccacagatccctgaaagttacctcacaggtggatagggtagttaaaaaagcttatggggtgttagctttcataagttgagggatagagtttaagagttgcgatgtaatgatgcaactctataaaactctggttaggccacacttggagtactgtgtccagttctggtcacctcactataggaaggatgtggaagcattggaaagggtacagaggagatttaccaggatgctgcctggtttagaaagtatgtattatgatcagagattaagggagctagggctttactctttggagagaaggaggatgagaggagacatgatagaggtgtacaagataataagaggaatagatagagtggatagccagcgcctcttccccagggcaccactgctcaatacaagaggacatggctttaaggtaaggggtgggaagctcaagggggatattagaggaaggcgttttactcagagagtggttgtgcgtggaatgcactgcctgagtccgtggtggaggcaaatacactagtgaagtttcagagattactagacaggtatatggaggaatttaaggtggggggtggttatatgggaggcagggtttgagggtcggcacaacattgtgggccgaagggcctgtcctgtgctgtactattttatgttctatgttctatgttctggccctttgagccacatcgCTCAGCAACCCCCCagcttaatcctagcctaatcacaggacaatttacaatgaccatttaccctaccaaccggtacatctttggactgtgcgaggcacccagaggaaacccgccagtcatggggagaatgtactaaTTCCTTaaaggcagcggcaggaatcaaaccctatgctgcctgtactgtaaagcactgtgctaactacCACATGGCTGTGCCACTAAGCTATCTGTCAGTTATGACAGATGAGTTGCAGAGATGTATGAGCCAATGATTACAAAATGCATGCAGAGCAAAAAGTGAAACTGCAAACCTGAGACAATTTAGAAGGAGCATACatatttttccaaaagctccattgATCACACGTTCTGCTTTGCCTCCAGGATGTGGTCAGGCACAGTGCAATGATATTTTCACATGGCTGGCTTCAATAGAAATTAAATTCCAAAAGACACATAAAAAGAACTTCCATTATCACCTTTCTTATACCTTGGCAGATAGTCATAATGAATCCCTGTTGGTTTTCATCCATCAGCATTTCAGTTCAGTATAATAATGGGTATGCAGAATTGCTAATAATTGGTGATGAGAATGTTCACCTGGATTGCTTGGAGGGTTTGTCTGACAAAAATGTATTTTGTTCAGAGTCGAAGGGGTGCTTTAGATTACTAATGAAACTTCTCCATCAGCTCTCGTCACATTTTAAGTACAAAATAAATCACCGGGGTTATTTATAATCTGGACATGAACCAGATTGCACAAACAGCTCTGTAGGAGTTAGAGACAgggtttgccacatttctttaaACAGAACAATCAAATTCTGCTTCATATTAGGTTATTTTGATGTGGTTGAATCAGCATCCAGCAAGATGCTTTCTGACAGGGATTCAGACTGTGGCTGGGCCATTTGTTAATCAGTTTGAAATTTCAGCTGTTGCTAGAAGCTGGAAAACATCTGCTCAGTGTCAAACTCATGCCAGTTTTTACCATTCTATGtcgttttttttaaagttttaaatCCTTCTATTTTTTCCCAGGACTTGTATATCTGCCAGTGGATCATAGACTATACACAAGATGCAAATAATATTGTGAAGAAAAAGTTGCCAGTTAAAAAAATGGTTTTGAAACTCATTATTAATGAAAGTTCAATCTTCTCCCTCACTGGTAATTTGGTACTGAGCCACTGAAACCAAACCTACAAATACAAATTAAGCATGAACCCCCAGAGGATGAATGAACAATATGAATGAACAGTCCATGTGCTATTGATAGCTAGACAGACCAGCAGATATTTTTCTTTATGCTTACTTATTCTCACTCCCTCTATAATTCCCAGTCAAACAGAGTCTCCGAACAGCTGTTTGTCCTATCCTGTT
It includes:
- the chrm4a gene encoding muscarinic acetylcholine receptor M4 — encoded protein: MGNFSFEDNKTSLNTNVTVHASPLTGHVSPYKTVEIVFISVVTGSLSLVTVVGNILVMLSIKVNRQLQTVNNYFLFSLACADLIIAIFSMNLYTIYVIKGYWPLGAVICDLWLALDYVTSNASVMNLLIISFDRYFCVTKPLTYPARRTNKMAGLMIAAAWILSFILWAPAILFWKFVVGERTVKEGQCYIQFLSNPGVTFGTAIAAFYLPVVIMTVLYVQVSLASRSRMKSHRTESQKEKTSRSSNLLRGYFSRHQNNNNTPKPTADSFGDTVKNGKLEENSSANPAATSNREEKTSNESSSASTVLSIPKGDVVQNAQLPAPSKMQGSKWSRIKIVTKQSGSECVTAIEIMPGNTTNNAVENKPGNVARKFANIARSQVRKRRQVAAREKKVTRTIFAILLAFILTWTPYNVMVLISTFCEECVPETVWTIGYWLCYINSTVNPACYALCNITFKKTFKQLLLCRYKNIGNAR